Sequence from the Clostridium butyricum genome:
GCAAGAAGGTTAGTTTGCTCAGCTATACCGTTTATTATTGTTGTTATTTCATTAATTTGATTTATTTTACTTCCTAAATTAGTAATCTTATTGCTTATATCATCAAATGAATTACTTATATTATTAACAGATTGAACAACTTCTCCTAATTGTTCATTATTTCCTTCTGCTTTTACACTAATTTCATTTGTATTTTTATTTACGTCATTAGTTATTGATACTATATTTTGGATAGTTTCTCCAAAACTTGTTACTATACTTACAATATCAATTAACTCTTCTGCTTGAGATGTTGATCCTTCTGCAACACCATTTATTGCTGTGGAAACTTCTTTAGTTGATGCTGTAACTTCTTCTGATACTGCTAGTAATGAAATTGATTGTTCGTTCATGTTATCAGCATTATTCTTAACAGTTTTTAATATATCTGATATTGAATCAACTGTTTTAGATATTGCTTTATTAATTATAGAAAATTCATTATTTCCTTCAGTATCCATTTTTACAGAGAAGTCTCCTTCTGCTATTTGTTTTAGATCTCTAGTAAGATTAGTTATTGATGATTTCACTAATGATACTATAGCTATCATTATTAAAATTGTTATTAATAAGATGATAGCAATTATAAAAATAAATGCTGTTCTTGTATTATTGTATTCTTTCTTATTTAAATCATTAAGATCACTTGCTGCTTTTTCATTATATATAACTGTTTCATCAGCATATTTACTCATATTAGTTCCTATTATATTAAATTCATTTACATCATCTGCTGAAACTTCTATATTTTCTTTTCTTAATTTCTTTACTTCATCTACCTTAGATAAATACTTATTATATTCTGACTTAAAATTTTCTAAATATGACTTTAATTCATCATTTAAATTTTCTTTCTCATATTCTGTTATAATATCATTTATATTCTTAATATTTGAATCAATTACAGAAATTACGCTTTCATCATATTTCCTATCAATAAGCTTACTTACACCTTGTCTTAGTAATCCCAAATCTGCATTGAGCTTACCCATTTTAGCAACATTTAATAGTTGTTTTTCATACATAATATTGGTAGATTCATTCATTTTTGATATAGAATTCAATCCTTTAATTCCAATAATCATTGCACCAACTATAGATATCAAACCTAAAGTTATTATTAAATGTACTATTCTTATATTTTTTAGTTTGTTCAATTTTTTCTCCTCCCAGTATTCAGTAAATATTTTTAATGCTGTGAATCACTACTTCAAGTAATTATGAATTATAAAAATACCCCCAAATTTGGTCAATTAAGTACTAAATTCATTTAAAATAATTATTGTTAAATACAAACCTTAATATATCCCTATAAATTTAGTTAATCTCTTTTTAAAATTTTATGGCATTCCATCGCTTATATCATATTTCATGTAGTTGCTCAGCTTTATGATAAAAATCACTCCCTTAATTTTTTACAGTGTCGCTGCTTGTACAAATTTAATTTGACCCCTGATTCACATTAACATTTATAATACTATAATCGTACATATTCATACAAAATTCAAGGAAATTTTACATTTTATTAACTTTTATTTATTTTTATCCAATTAACCCCATAATATGCTTATATAATCTTTCTTTTAAACTATTAATTTACAATTAAAATTTAAAATCCAGATTAAAATTTATACTTCTATTTTCATTTATAAATTTTAATATATAATTTCTCTAATAGCACTCAAAACTGTACTAGTACAGTTAGCTTTTCATATGATTGATTGATACTCCTAATAAAGTTAACATATAGACAAGAGGTTAGGAGGTATTGCATATGAATAAAAAAATTAAAATTGTAACAATTGGTGGAGGTTCAAGTTATACTCCAGAATTAATTGAAGGATTTATAAAAAGATATCATGAACTTCCTGTAGGAGAAATATGGCTTGTAGATATTGAAAGTGGAAAAGAAAAATTAGAAATTGTAGGTAATTTAGCAAAAAGAATGGTTAAAAAAGCTGGTGTTCCTATTGATATACATTTAACGTTAGACCGAAGAGAAGCATTGAAAGATGCAGACTTTGTAACTACTCAAATCAGAGTTGGTCAGTTAGATGCAAGGAACAAAGATGAAAGAATTCCTTTAAGTCACGGGGTTATTGGTCAAGAAACAAATGGTGCAGGAGGTATGTTTAAAGCATTTAGAACTATTCCTGTAATTTTAGATATAGATAAAGATATGTCACAATTATGCCCTAATGCATGGCTTATAAACTTCTCCAATCCAGCAGGTATGGTTACAGAAGCTCTTCTTAAATATGGAATAAATAAAAAAGTCATTGGTCTTTGTAATGTTCCTATTGGAATGGAAAAAGCAGTTGCTGGAATGTTAGATGTTGATTCTAATCGCATTACAATGACTTTTGCTGGATTAAATCATATGGTTTTTGGTAAAGAAATTTATCTTGATGGTGAAAACGTAACTGATAAAGTAATTAATTCTATTGCTGAAGGAAAAATGGGCTCAATAGTTAAAAATATAAAAGATTTTGAATGGAGTCCACATTTTATAAAAGCACTAAATATGATGCCATGTCCATATCATAAATACTATTATCAGACTTCTGAAATGCTTGAAGATGAATTAAAAGAGTTCTCTAAGGGTGAAACAAGAGCTGAAATTGTTCAAAAACTTGAAAAAGACTTATTTGAATTATATAAAGATGAAACTCTAGACATAAAACCACCTCAATTAGAAAAACGTGGTGGAGCATATTATTCTGATGCTGCATGCAGACTTATTAATTCTATTTATAATGACAAAAAAGACATTCAACCTGTTGATGTTAGAAATAACGGTGCAATAGAAGGAATTGATGATAACTCTGCTGTTGAGGTTTCATGTATTATAACAAAAGATGGTCCTAAACCACTTTCAATTGGGAAATTACCAGTTGCCGTAAATGGTTTGGTTCAAACAATAAAATCTTTCGAAAAACTTGTAGTTGATGCTGCTGTTGAAGGTGATTATAATAAAGCACTGCTTGCATTAACAATAAATCCATTAATTCCTTCAGAGAAAATGGCAAAAGTTCTTTTAGATGAGTTATTAGAAGCTCATAAAGAATATCTTCCTCAATTTAATTAAAAATTATTAGCTAATGTGGTCCTAATTACTAACATATATCAATATACCAACATTTATTTTAAATTAAGTTCATCCTTCGTATTAAACACAAAATAAGATGATGCATTAATAATTTACTGCATCATCTATTTTTTATAATATAAACATGTATATCTACATAAGTGTTAGAATTTCTTCATATATAATTTCCAACACAACCTTTACTTCATTTTTATTAAGTCTTGCAAGACTAATTCTTATACTATTATCATAATTTTCTTTATTATAATAAGCCCTTTTATTAGATGATGCATATATATTCCTTTTCTTTAATCTATCAATTAACTCTTTACTGCTTATTTTACTATTTAATATCATAGTTGAATAATACCCTGACTTTCCCCCTATAACTTTAACTATATTAGAATCCCATTTTGCTGTTACCGATCTAAATATAGACAATAGTTCTTTTAAATGTTTATCAATAATCTTTATATGCTTTTCATAAATATTGCTTTTTATATATGATTCAAAAGTAGCCTGTGAAACTAAAGACGGCATATAATATGAAGAATAGTATGAGTATTTAATCCATTCCTCATATCTATCTATTAAATCATCAGGAATCACTGCTGCTCCAATCCTTATATAGGGTATTGTCTTAGAATAGCTTTTTAAATATATACAGTTTTTAAAGTCTGAATAATAATATATAGGTGAATAATTTGGAAGACTGTATACATCTGAAAAATAATCATCCTCAACAACATAAACATTATATTTGTGTGCAAGTTCTATGATAGACTTTCTTTGCCTTACTGAGTAATATGTCCCTAACGGATTATGATTTCTAGGAATTGTGTAGAAAAATTTTATTTTTTCATTTTTAAATATTTCTTCAAGTTCCTTAATATTAATTCCATTCTCATCTCTTTTTATTGTTTTAACCTCTAAATTTTCATGTATTAAAAAATCTATATAATAAACATATGATGGTTCTTCAATTAATATAGTATCATTACCATTAGGAAATGGCATTTTTGACAGTAATGTTAAAACTTGAAGTACCCCTTGAGATAAATATATATTTTTATTTTTACAATAAATATCACTTTTATTAAGAATTTCCGGAAGTATTTTTAAAACACTAGGTATTCCTTTTGAAGTCATTGCAAGAGAAATATCACTATAAAGCTCTACTGCTGAATTTAAACAATGTTGAATATCTTTTACAGGAATACTGCTTACTACAGGATTTCCAGTGGATAAATCATAACTTCCAGAATTATCATTATTATACCTAACAAGATTATCAGCAACAAAAAACCCCTTTTGTGGTGTAGCATAAATTATATGTTCACTACATAAAGAATCATATGCTTTAATTACGGTTCCCTTGCTACAGTTGTATTTTTCACACATATAATTAATTGATGGAAGCTTAAATCCTTGTGGAACCTTTTCATCAATTATATATTTTTTTATATCTTCTAAAATCCTTTCATATATCTTCATGGAAATCTTCCTCCTGTAAATTATAAAGTCCTCTTTAAATAATTTGATATTAAAAATATGTTAATATATTTCCCTCTAGCATTAATATTTTATTAGAATTATCTCAAACTACTTTTATTATAAATTTATCTGTGTATAATATCCATTGATATATCTTTTAATTAATAATCTTCATTTACTAAGTAAATAAAGTTTACCCACATACCTTATATAAATGTTGAAAGTTCATTAAAAGATATACACATATTTTTAAAGGAAGGTTAATAAGAATTACACCTATGCCGATGCTAGTTCTTTATACTTTCTTATAACATAAATTATAACACCAAAATTTAACTATAATAAAAACAAAAATGCCATACTAAAAATTAGCACAGCATTCCTGTATATATTAAACATAATTTTACTTAATCAAAATATTTAAATTATTTTTGTTAATACAATTTAAGTTTATAATTCTTCTCCATTAGTAGCAATAACGTTTTTGTACCAATCAAAAGATTTCTTCTTACTTCTATTTAACGTACCATTACCATCATTATCTTTATCAACATAGATAAATCCATAACGTTTCTTCATTTCACCAGTTCCAAATGATACTAAATCGATGCATCCCCATGGAGTGTATCCCATTAAATCAACGCCGTCAAGTTCAACGGCCTTTTTCATTTGTACTATATGTTTAGCAAGATAATCTATTCTATAATCATCATTGCATGTTCCATCTTCTTCTTTAACATCAACAGCCCCAAATCCATTTTCAACTATAAATAATGGCTTTTGATATCTTTCATATAAAGAATTCAATGCATATCTAAGACCAACAGGATCAATCTGCCATCCCCAGTCACTTGCTTCAACATAAGGATTTTTCACAGCTCTAGAATATCCAGACATACCGTCACCTTCATCAGTTGCTATATCACTTTTAACTGATGCTGACATATAATAACTAAATCCTATATAATCAACGCATCCTTCCTTTAAAATTTCAGCATCTCCATCTTCCATCTTTATATTAATTCCATCTCTTTTCCATTTATTAAGAGCATAGCTTGGATAATATCCTCTACAGTGAACATCACCATATAGATAACGTTCATGCATAGCTTCTACTGAAAGCATCATATCTTGTGGATTACATGAGTATGGATATACTGGAACATAAGCAAGCATACATCCTATTTTAAAATGTGGATTAATTTCATGTCCCTTTTTAACAACTAGTGCACTTGCAACTAGTTCATGATGAACTGCCTGATAAGTTACTTCTACTCTATTTTCACCATCTTCAAATCTAACTCCTGAGCAAGTCCATGCAAATAAGTCATATTCAGTTTCTGCTTGATTATTTATTTCATTAAATGTCATCCAGTACTTAACTTTATCTTTGTATCGTTCCATAACCGTTGTTGCAAACCTTACAAACATGTCAATTACTTTACGATTTCTCCATCCACCATATTTTTTACATATTCCATATGGTATTTCAAAGTGTGATAATGTAATTACTGGTTCAATATTATACTTCAATAATTCATCAAACATATCATCATAAAACTTTAAACCTTCTTCATTTGGTTCAAGTTCATCTCCGTTTGGAAATATTCTTGACCATGCAATTGAAGTTCTAAAGCACTTAAATCCCATCTCAGCAAATAATGCTATATCTTCCTTATATCTGTGATAAAAATCTATTGCTTCATGATTCGGGTAATTAAGTCCTTCAATAACACCATCTGTTATTTCTCTTGGAACTCCATGTGCTCCTGCTGTCATAACATCTGCTGTACTCGGGCCTTTTCCCCCTTCATTCCATCCACCTTCTAATTGATGTGCAGCCACTGCTCCACCCCATAAAAATTTTTCGTTAAATGCCATTATAAAATACCTCCGTATACTTCGATTTATTACTATAAATTTTCTACATTTATTACTGCTCCCAGAATGTTAGCATCATTATTGTATCTACATTTTTCTATTCTTGTTGTTATTACATCTTTGTTAAAAATATATTCTCTAGACATATGTTTAAATTTATTTTTTATTAAATTTATGAACCAAGCTTCTTCAGAAATTCCTCCGCCAATACATATGACATCAGGATTATAAAACACGCTTATTGTAATAAGGTGGACACATATGTTTCTTATCCATTCTTCAAATGCTTCTTTTGCAACAATATCATCATTTAAATATTTATTGCATATTTCATGTCCATATCTTAACTTGTTAAAATCATCCACTTTTTGATTATATATATTTATAAGGCCTGTCATTGATGAAAAATCACCTAGTCTATCAATTTTTCCAGTATCTAAATTTATATGAGGAATATGATGAAACTCTCCTGCAAATGAATCTTTCCCATACACAACACCTTTTTCATCACAAATGCATCCACCTGTGCCAGTTCCAATAATAAAAAATGCAGACAATTTACTACCTTTTGCGTTGCCAATTTTAAACTCACATAATCCAGCTGATTTTGCATCATTTATTGCTGATGTTGTTCTATTTGTCCTTTTACTTATTTCTTCATTTATATTAGTTCCATACATTATCACTACATTTTCTGCTGCATAAGATCTAACATTAGAGTTTTCATCAATAAGTCCTGGAGCACTGATTCCTATCTTATCAACTAAATCTAAGGATTTTATATTTGAACATATATAATCATAAAAATTATCTTTAGTTTCAAATTTGATAGTTTCAACTTTCCATTTATCTCTTATTTCATATTTATCATCGACTAATGCATATTTTATAAAAGTTCCACCAATATCAATTCCCAAATTATATCTCATAACATAATCCTCTCTGATTTAACTCAAACTTGTTTCATAAATTCTAACTTAATTTCAAAGTAAATTTAAAATTATCTTTTATCTATTTACCAGATAGTTTTAGTGCAAAATCTAGTACCTTTTCTCCATTCATCATTCCATAATCAACCATAGGTATAACATCTATAGGAACTTTCTTAGGACCACATACTGCTTTTGCATTTGTTAGTCTGTATCCAACTTGTGGTCCAAGTAATGCAACATCTACACCATCTAAATGCTTATCCATTTGTCCTTCTGGGAATGCTGCTATATCAACTTCTAAGCCTCTTTTAGATGCACTTTCCTTCATTTTATTAACTAATAAACTTGTTGACATTCCTGCTGCACAAAATAATCTTATTGTTATCATAATAAATTCCTCCAAACTTTTTAAACATATTGATTTATTGATGTAATTTAAAAATTCTATTTATTTATTAACATATTCACAACTTTTCTTAATTCTATAATTTGTTCAATTAGATTCTTTTCTGAAATTGCAGTCATTAAATGATCCTGTGCATGTACAAATAAAATAGAAAAATCTACTTTTTCTCCTGCTGCTTCTTTTTGTAACATTTCAGTTTGTGAATCATGAGCTTTAGCTAATGCGTCATTTGCAAGAACCATTTCTTTTTCTGCCTCTTCATATTGACCTTCATTAACTTTACTTAATGCCATATATGCATGATTCTTACAATCTCCTGCGTTGATTATTATATTCATTATTTGCATTTCTAATTGTTCCATTTAATTTAAATCCTCCATTTTATTTGCTTAATACTTATTTTTTAGGAATTAGATTCTATATTACAATTTCTTATCTATATTATTAAGAAATATTATTAAGAAATTACTTATTATATAAAATCTAATTCCCGTTTTTAATTAATTTTTATAATTATATTTTTAAATCTACATTTAATTTGATGATGCTTCTGCAGCTTGTTCTGCTTCATAACTCATGTTATCGCACTTCTTAAAGAAT
This genomic interval carries:
- a CDS encoding ROK family protein, translated to MRYNLGIDIGGTFIKYALVDDKYEIRDKWKVETIKFETKDNFYDYICSNIKSLDLVDKIGISAPGLIDENSNVRSYAAENVVIMYGTNINEEISKRTNRTTSAINDAKSAGLCEFKIGNAKGSKLSAFFIIGTGTGGCICDEKGVVYGKDSFAGEFHHIPHINLDTGKIDRLGDFSSMTGLINIYNQKVDDFNKLRYGHEICNKYLNDDIVAKEAFEEWIRNICVHLITISVFYNPDVICIGGGISEEAWFINLIKNKFKHMSREYIFNKDVITTRIEKCRYNNDANILGAVINVENL
- a CDS encoding methyl-accepting chemotaxis protein codes for the protein MNKLKNIRIVHLIITLGLISIVGAMIIGIKGLNSISKMNESTNIMYEKQLLNVAKMGKLNADLGLLRQGVSKLIDRKYDESVISVIDSNIKNINDIITEYEKENLNDELKSYLENFKSEYNKYLSKVDEVKKLRKENIEVSADDVNEFNIIGTNMSKYADETVIYNEKAASDLNDLNKKEYNNTRTAFIFIIAIILLITILIMIAIVSLVKSSITNLTRDLKQIAEGDFSVKMDTEGNNEFSIINKAISKTVDSISDILKTVKNNADNMNEQSISLLAVSEEVTASTKEVSTAINGVAEGSTSQAEELIDIVSIVTSFGETIQNIVSITNDVNKNTNEISVKAEGNNEQLGEVVQSVNNISNSFDDISNKITNLGSKINQINEITTIINGIAEQTNLLALNAAIEAARAGDMGKGFAVVAEEIRKLAEQSKESSEEINKLISIISSETNNVISTTSNVNDELSSQVSIIDNSIKAFRTIIVDIGDILPMINNVNNSIEDISKDKDVIIGKIETASAVSEENSASSEEILASSQQMTVSAEDLSMSAQVLSDIALNMNNNVNKFILRD
- a CDS encoding PLP-dependent aminotransferase family protein; amino-acid sequence: MKIYERILEDIKKYIIDEKVPQGFKLPSINYMCEKYNCSKGTVIKAYDSLCSEHIIYATPQKGFFVADNLVRYNNDNSGSYDLSTGNPVVSSIPVKDIQHCLNSAVELYSDISLAMTSKGIPSVLKILPEILNKSDIYCKNKNIYLSQGVLQVLTLLSKMPFPNGNDTILIEEPSYVYYIDFLIHENLEVKTIKRDENGINIKELEEIFKNEKIKFFYTIPRNHNPLGTYYSVRQRKSIIELAHKYNVYVVEDDYFSDVYSLPNYSPIYYYSDFKNCIYLKSYSKTIPYIRIGAAVIPDDLIDRYEEWIKYSYYSSYYMPSLVSQATFESYIKSNIYEKHIKIIDKHLKELLSIFRSVTAKWDSNIVKVIGGKSGYYSTMILNSKISSKELIDRLKKRNIYASSNKRAYYNKENYDNSIRISLARLNKNEVKVVLEIIYEEILTLM
- a CDS encoding 6-phospho-beta-glucosidase, with product MNKKIKIVTIGGGSSYTPELIEGFIKRYHELPVGEIWLVDIESGKEKLEIVGNLAKRMVKKAGVPIDIHLTLDRREALKDADFVTTQIRVGQLDARNKDERIPLSHGVIGQETNGAGGMFKAFRTIPVILDIDKDMSQLCPNAWLINFSNPAGMVTEALLKYGINKKVIGLCNVPIGMEKAVAGMLDVDSNRITMTFAGLNHMVFGKEIYLDGENVTDKVINSIAEGKMGSIVKNIKDFEWSPHFIKALNMMPCPYHKYYYQTSEMLEDELKEFSKGETRAEIVQKLEKDLFELYKDETLDIKPPQLEKRGGAYYSDAACRLINSIYNDKKDIQPVDVRNNGAIEGIDDNSAVEVSCIITKDGPKPLSIGKLPVAVNGLVQTIKSFEKLVVDAAVEGDYNKALLALTINPLIPSEKMAKVLLDELLEAHKEYLPQFN
- a CDS encoding 6-phospho-beta-glucosidase codes for the protein MAFNEKFLWGGAVAAHQLEGGWNEGGKGPSTADVMTAGAHGVPREITDGVIEGLNYPNHEAIDFYHRYKEDIALFAEMGFKCFRTSIAWSRIFPNGDELEPNEEGLKFYDDMFDELLKYNIEPVITLSHFEIPYGICKKYGGWRNRKVIDMFVRFATTVMERYKDKVKYWMTFNEINNQAETEYDLFAWTCSGVRFEDGENRVEVTYQAVHHELVASALVVKKGHEINPHFKIGCMLAYVPVYPYSCNPQDMMLSVEAMHERYLYGDVHCRGYYPSYALNKWKRDGINIKMEDGDAEILKEGCVDYIGFSYYMSASVKSDIATDEGDGMSGYSRAVKNPYVEASDWGWQIDPVGLRYALNSLYERYQKPLFIVENGFGAVDVKEEDGTCNDDYRIDYLAKHIVQMKKAVELDGVDLMGYTPWGCIDLVSFGTGEMKKRYGFIYVDKDNDGNGTLNRSKKKSFDWYKNVIATNGEEL
- a CDS encoding PTS sugar transporter subunit IIB, giving the protein MITIRLFCAAGMSTSLLVNKMKESASKRGLEVDIAAFPEGQMDKHLDGVDVALLGPQVGYRLTNAKAVCGPKKVPIDVIPMVDYGMMNGEKVLDFALKLSGK
- a CDS encoding PTS lactose/cellobiose transporter subunit IIA — protein: MEQLEMQIMNIIINAGDCKNHAYMALSKVNEGQYEEAEKEMVLANDALAKAHDSQTEMLQKEAAGEKVDFSILFVHAQDHLMTAISEKNLIEQIIELRKVVNMLINK